From the Microbispora sp. ZYX-F-249 genome, the window CCTCCGTCCGGAGAAGGCCCCTCCGCCACGCTCCGGGCGGCCGCTCGCGCTCGTCTACCGGGGCCCGGCCTCGATCCCCGGATGCTCCGAGGCGGTCGCCGGGTTGCTGGAGGCCAGCCGCTGGGGCTTCGACGTCCGCTACACCGGCCCGCACGAGGAGATCCCGCTCACGGCGGAGGCGCTGGCCGGGGCCGCCGTGTACGCCCAGCCCGGCGGCGGGGATCTGGACCGCGGCTACCGGCACCTCAGACGGCATCGCGGCCTGCTCCGTGACTTCGTCGCCAGGGGCGGCCGCTATCTCGGCTTCTGCCTCGGCGGCTATCTCGCCGGAGCCACCCCGGGGTTCGCCCTGCTGCCGGGCGACACCGACCAGTACATCGTCACGCCGGGCGCGACCGTGGAGGACGAGGAGGACACGCTCGTCGACGTGCGGTGGCGCGGCCGGAACAGGAGCGTGTTCTTCCAGGACGGTCCCTGCTTCCTGCTCGAACCGGGCAACAAGGCCAGCGTGCTCGCCACCTACCCCAACGGCGCCGTCGCCGCGCTCGTCACGCCGTACGGCGCGGGCCGGGTCGCCGTGGTCGGCCCGCATCCGGAGGCCACCGACGACTGGTTCACCGACGCCGGTCTGCCGGTCCGTCAGGCACAGGATCTCGGCCTCGACCTCGTGGACGCGGCGATGGCCGGGTGAGTGACCCGTGTGATTTATGGGAAAAGTCGCCATAAAAGTGACTAATAATGATGAATTACCGCTTTCCGGCAAAAATCCCCATTATGGGGGGATGGTGCGTAAATTAGCCGCCCTCGCCGCGAGCCTCACCGTGATGGCGTCCTCGGCCGCTCCGGCCGCCGCGGAGCCGGTCACCTTCCTCCCCGGGTCGGCGGGGGCGGGCGACCCCTACTATCCCCTCCAGGGCAACGGCGGCTACGACGTCGGGCACTACGACCTGCGCCTGCGGTTCGACCCCGACGACCACGAGGTGGACGCGACCACCACGATCACCGCGACCGCCGTCCAGAACCTGTCGCGGTTCAACCTCGACTTCTCCGGGCCGCCGATCAGCGGCGTGCTGGTGGACGGCGCCCGCGCCGCCTACCGCCGCGACGGCCAGGAACTGGTGATCACCCCTGCGAAGGGACTGAGGTCGGGGAGCACGTTCACGGTCGCGGTCTCCTATGCCGGCACGCCGAAGGCGGTCTCGGACGCGACCGGTCACCAGGGCTGGATCAGGACCAAGGACGGCGCGTTCGTGGCGTCCCAGCCGGACGGCGCGCGCAGCTGGTTCCCGGCCAACGACAGCCCGGCGGACAAGGCCACCTTCTCCTTCCGGGTGTCCGCGCCCGAGGAACTCACCGTCCTGGCCAACGGCGAGCGTACGGGGACGGACGGCGCGGACGACGACGGCTACAAGACCGTGCGGTGGGAGATGAGGCAGCCGATGGCGCCCTATCTCGCCACGGTCGCGATCGGACGCTTCGTGGTCAGCGAGGGCACGGTCGCCGGCATGCCCAACGTGACCGCCTACGACCCGGCCCTGGCGGACAAGTCGAAGGACCTGCACGACTTCACGGCCGAGGCGGTCGCCTGGGAGACCGGGCTGTTCGGCCCCTACCCGTTCTCCTCCACCGGCGGCATCGCCGACGGCAACGGCTCGGTGACCGCGCTGGAGACGCAGGGCCGGCCCGTCTACAG encodes:
- a CDS encoding BPL-N domain-containing protein codes for the protein MGSTVGILKTLRRVLRPEKAPPPRSGRPLALVYRGPASIPGCSEAVAGLLEASRWGFDVRYTGPHEEIPLTAEALAGAAVYAQPGGGDLDRGYRHLRRHRGLLRDFVARGGRYLGFCLGGYLAGATPGFALLPGDTDQYIVTPGATVEDEEDTLVDVRWRGRNRSVFFQDGPCFLLEPGNKASVLATYPNGAVAALVTPYGAGRVAVVGPHPEATDDWFTDAGLPVRQAQDLGLDLVDAAMAG
- a CDS encoding M1 family metallopeptidase; its protein translation is MVRKLAALAASLTVMASSAAPAAAEPVTFLPGSAGAGDPYYPLQGNGGYDVGHYDLRLRFDPDDHEVDATTTITATAVQNLSRFNLDFSGPPISGVLVDGARAAYRRDGQELVITPAKGLRSGSTFTVAVSYAGTPKAVSDATGHQGWIRTKDGAFVASQPDGARSWFPANDSPADKATFSFRVSAPEELTVLANGERTGTDGADDDGYKTVRWEMRQPMAPYLATVAIGRFVVSEGTVAGMPNVTAYDPALADKSKDLHDFTAEAVAWETGLFGPYPFSSTGGIADGNGSVTALETQGRPVYSGGPTDNLEIVHELAHQWFGDSVGVRSWRDIWLNEGFATYAEWLYQEQHGGPSAKEIFDRHYRRTGHFWNLKTGDPGQEHMFDEHAVYLRGAMTVHALRTKIGDKVFFPLLKTWAQQNRHGTATTADFVSLAEKLSGQNLRPFFDAWLYQAKKPRL